The following coding sequences lie in one Apium graveolens cultivar Ventura chromosome 3, ASM990537v1, whole genome shotgun sequence genomic window:
- the LOC141711918 gene encoding calcium-dependent protein kinase 20-like isoform X1: protein MGNKQAQAAQPAEEAAQPTQAQPTGFFQSVSAAVWRPRQLPPPETVSDDNSNQDSSQKGGGSAHDDSKAGVANKHVKIVEEDSASKPSATDDAKNRNMKRMASAGLQVDSVLQRKTGNLKDFYGIGKKLGQGQFGTTYLCVEKSSKKEFACKAIAKRKLVTKEDVEDVRREIQIMHHVAGHPNVISIVAAYEDAVAVYVIMELCTGGELFDRIVQRGHYSERKAAELARVIVGVIESCHSLGVLHRDLKPENFLFANEEEEAPLKAIDFGLSVFFKPGETFTDVVGSPYYVAPEVLRKLYGQECDVWSAGVIIYILLSGVPPFWDETEQGIFEQVLRGDLDFASEPWPSISDSAKDLVRKMLVRDPKKRLTAPEVLHHPWMKVDGLAPDKPLDSAVLSRLKQFSAMHKLKKIAIRIIAESLSEDEIAGLKQMFKMIDTDNSGHITLEELQKGLEKVGANLMESEISDLLESADLDNSGTIDYTEFVAAMLHLNKAQKEDHMFAAFTYFDKDGSGYITADELQHACEQFGLGSDQLEVIMHEVDKDNDGRIDYSEFVAMMQDTGLDKKGFQKMKSIGLRNA from the exons ATGGGTAATAAACAGGCACAAGCCGCACAGCCCGCAGAAGAAGCTGCACAACCCACACAAGCACAACCTACTGGATTCTTTCAATCTGTATCAGCTGCAGTTTGGCGACCTAGGCAGCTTCCTCCTCCCGAGACGGTTTCCGATGACAATTCTAATCAAGATTCTTCTCAGAAAGGAGGAGGATCTGCGCATGATGATTCCAAGGCAGGGGTGGCCAATAAACATGTTAAAATAGTGGAGGAGGATTCAGCTTCGAAACCATCTGCAACCGATGATGCGAAGAATAGAAATATGAAGCGGATGGCGAGTGCAGGACTTCAGGTTGATTCTGTGTTGCAGAGGAAAACTGGGAATTTGAAGGATTTTTATGGTATCGGGAAAAAATTAGGACAAGGGCAATTTGGTACGACGTATCTTTGTGTGGAGAAGAGTAGTAAGAAGGAGTTTGCCTGTAAAGCTATAGCCAAGAGAAAATTGGTTACTAAAGAAGATGTGGAAGATGTGAGGAGGGAGATTCAGATAATGCACCATGTAGCCGGCCATCCAAATGTCATATCGATTGTAGCTGCGTACGAGGATGCTGTTGCAGTTTATGTTATAATGGAGCTATGTACAGGTGGAGAGCTTTTCGATAGGATTGTTCAGAGAGGGCATTATTCAGAGCGAAAGGCTGCTGAACTTGCCAGAGTTATTGTTGGTGTTATAGAATCTTGTCACTCTTTAGGTGTTCTGCATCGAGATTTGAAGCCTGAGAATTTTCTTTTCGCCAATGAGGAAGAGGAGGCACCACTTAAGGCCATTGATTTTGGGCTCTCAGTCTTCTTTAAGCCAG GCGAAACGTTTACTGATGTGGTTGGGAGCCCATATTATGTTGCGCCAGAGGTGTTGCGCAAGCTTTATGGCCAAGAGTGTGACGTTTGGAGTGCTGGGGTTATCATCTACATATTGCTTAGCGGAGTCCCGCCATTTTGGGATG AGACGGAGCAAGGAATATTTGAGCAGGTTTTAAGAGGTGACCTCGACTTCGCCTCAGAACCATGGCCAAGTATATCTGACAGTGCAAAAGATTTGGTTCGGAAAATGCTTGTGAGAGATCCTAAAAAGCGGCTAACTGCTCCTGAAGTTCTCC ACCACCCTTGGATGAAAGTTGATGGTTTGGCTCCAGATAAACCTCTTGATTCTGCTGTTTTAAGTCGTTTGAAGCAATTTTCTGCAATGCACAAACTCAAGAAGATTGCCATCAGA ATAATTGCAGAGAGTTTGTCTGAAGATGAAATAGCAGGATTGAAACAAATGTTTAAGATGATAGACACGGACAATAGTGGACATATCACACTTGAAGAGCTGCAGAAAGGTTTGGAAAAAGTGGGTGCCAATCTTATGGAGTCAGAAATCAGTGATTTGTTGGAATCT GCGGATCTTGACAACAGTGGCACCATCGACTACACTGAATTTGTAGCAGCAATGCTACATCTAAATAAGGCCCAGAAGGAGGATCACATGTTTGCAGCTTTTACATATTTTGACAAAGATGGAAGTGGTTACATTACTGCCGATGAGCTTCAACATGCATGCGAGCAGTTTGGATTAGGAAGTGATCAACTCGAAGTAATCATGCATGAAGTTGACAAGGACAAT GATGGGCGCATTGATTACAGTGAATTTGTTGCCATGATGCAAGATACTGGACTTGACAAGAAGGGATTTCAGAAAATGAAAAGCATAGGGTTAAGGAATGCCTAA
- the LOC141711918 gene encoding calcium-dependent protein kinase 20-like isoform X2: MGNKQAQAAQPAEEAAQPTQAQPTGFFQSVSAAVWRPRQLPPPETVSDDNSNQDSSQKGGGSAHDDSKAGVANKHVKIVEEDSASKPSATDDAKNRNMKRMASAGLQVDSVLQRKTGNLKDFYGIGKKLGQGQFGTTYLCVEKSSKKEFACKAIAKRKLVTKEDVEDVRREIQIMHHVAGHPNVISIVAAYEDAVAVYVIMELCTGGELFDRIVQRGHYSERKAAELARVIVGVIESCHSLGVLHRDLKPENFLFANEEEEAPLKAIDFGLSVFFKPGETFTDVVGSPYYVAPEVLRKLYGQECDVWSAGVIIYILLSGVPPFWDETEQGIFEQVLRGDLDFASEPWPSISDSAKDLVRKMLVRDPKKRLTAPEVLHHPWMKVDGLAPDKPLDSAVLSRLKQFSAMHKLKKIAIRIIAESLSEDEIAGLKQMFKMIDTDNSGHITLEELQKGLEKVGANLMESEISDLLESADLDNSGTIDYTEFVAAMLHLNKAQKEDHMFAAFTYFDKDGSGYITADELQHACEQFGLGSDQLEVIMHEVDKDNKLLFRMGALITVNLLP; this comes from the exons ATGGGTAATAAACAGGCACAAGCCGCACAGCCCGCAGAAGAAGCTGCACAACCCACACAAGCACAACCTACTGGATTCTTTCAATCTGTATCAGCTGCAGTTTGGCGACCTAGGCAGCTTCCTCCTCCCGAGACGGTTTCCGATGACAATTCTAATCAAGATTCTTCTCAGAAAGGAGGAGGATCTGCGCATGATGATTCCAAGGCAGGGGTGGCCAATAAACATGTTAAAATAGTGGAGGAGGATTCAGCTTCGAAACCATCTGCAACCGATGATGCGAAGAATAGAAATATGAAGCGGATGGCGAGTGCAGGACTTCAGGTTGATTCTGTGTTGCAGAGGAAAACTGGGAATTTGAAGGATTTTTATGGTATCGGGAAAAAATTAGGACAAGGGCAATTTGGTACGACGTATCTTTGTGTGGAGAAGAGTAGTAAGAAGGAGTTTGCCTGTAAAGCTATAGCCAAGAGAAAATTGGTTACTAAAGAAGATGTGGAAGATGTGAGGAGGGAGATTCAGATAATGCACCATGTAGCCGGCCATCCAAATGTCATATCGATTGTAGCTGCGTACGAGGATGCTGTTGCAGTTTATGTTATAATGGAGCTATGTACAGGTGGAGAGCTTTTCGATAGGATTGTTCAGAGAGGGCATTATTCAGAGCGAAAGGCTGCTGAACTTGCCAGAGTTATTGTTGGTGTTATAGAATCTTGTCACTCTTTAGGTGTTCTGCATCGAGATTTGAAGCCTGAGAATTTTCTTTTCGCCAATGAGGAAGAGGAGGCACCACTTAAGGCCATTGATTTTGGGCTCTCAGTCTTCTTTAAGCCAG GCGAAACGTTTACTGATGTGGTTGGGAGCCCATATTATGTTGCGCCAGAGGTGTTGCGCAAGCTTTATGGCCAAGAGTGTGACGTTTGGAGTGCTGGGGTTATCATCTACATATTGCTTAGCGGAGTCCCGCCATTTTGGGATG AGACGGAGCAAGGAATATTTGAGCAGGTTTTAAGAGGTGACCTCGACTTCGCCTCAGAACCATGGCCAAGTATATCTGACAGTGCAAAAGATTTGGTTCGGAAAATGCTTGTGAGAGATCCTAAAAAGCGGCTAACTGCTCCTGAAGTTCTCC ACCACCCTTGGATGAAAGTTGATGGTTTGGCTCCAGATAAACCTCTTGATTCTGCTGTTTTAAGTCGTTTGAAGCAATTTTCTGCAATGCACAAACTCAAGAAGATTGCCATCAGA ATAATTGCAGAGAGTTTGTCTGAAGATGAAATAGCAGGATTGAAACAAATGTTTAAGATGATAGACACGGACAATAGTGGACATATCACACTTGAAGAGCTGCAGAAAGGTTTGGAAAAAGTGGGTGCCAATCTTATGGAGTCAGAAATCAGTGATTTGTTGGAATCT GCGGATCTTGACAACAGTGGCACCATCGACTACACTGAATTTGTAGCAGCAATGCTACATCTAAATAAGGCCCAGAAGGAGGATCACATGTTTGCAGCTTTTACATATTTTGACAAAGATGGAAGTGGTTACATTACTGCCGATGAGCTTCAACATGCATGCGAGCAGTTTGGATTAGGAAGTGATCAACTCGAAGTAATCATGCATGAAGTTGACAAGGACAAT AAGTTGCTTTTCAGGATGGGCGCATTGATTACAGTGAATTTGTTGCCATGA